Proteins from one Muntiacus reevesi chromosome X, mMunRee1.1, whole genome shotgun sequence genomic window:
- the TIMM17B gene encoding mitochondrial import inner membrane translocase subunit Tim17-B, with protein sequence MEEYAREPCPWRIVDDCGGAFTMGVIGGGVFQAIKGFRNAPVGIRHRLRGSVNAVRIRAPQIGGSFAVWGGLFSTIDCGLVRLRGKEDPWNSITSGALTGAVLAARSGPLAMVGSAMMGGILLALIEGVGILLTRYTAQQFRNAPPFLEDPGQLPPKEGTPGPGYPSYQQYH encoded by the exons ATGGAGGAATATGCTCGGGAACCTTG CCCATGGCGAATTGTGGATGATTGCGGTGGAGCCTTCACTATGGGTGTTATCGGCGGTGGAGTCTTCCAGGCCATTAAGGGCTTCCGCAATGCCCCTGTC GGAATTCGGCACCGATTGAGAGGCAGTGTCAATGCTGTAAGGATCAGAGCCCCCCAGATTGGAG GTAGCTTCGCTGTGTGGGGGGGCCTGTTTTCCACCATCGACTGTGGTCTGGTGCGGCTTCGGGGCAAGGAAGATCCCTGGAACTCCATCACCAGTGGCGCACTGACTGGGGCTGTGCTGGCTGCCCGCA GTGGCCCATTGGCCATGGTGGGCTCGGCAATGATGGGGGGCATCCTGTTGGCCCTCATTGAGGGTGTTGGCATCCTTCTCACTCGCTATACTGCCCAGCAGTTCCGCAATG CACCCCCGTTCCTGGAGGACCCTGGCCAGCTGCCCCCTAAGGAGGGTACCCCAGGCCCAGGCTACCCCAGCTATCAGCAGTACCACTGA
- the PQBP1 gene encoding polyglutamine-binding protein 1 isoform X2: protein MPLPVALQTRLAKRGILKHLEPEPEEEIIAEDYDDDPVDYEATRLEGLPPSWYKVFDPSCGLPYYWNVDTDLVSWLSPHDPNSVVTKSAKKLRSSNADVEEKLDRSHEKSDRGHEKSDRGHEKSDRSHEKSERNHEKSDRDRDRGYDKVDRERERDRDRGYDKADREESKERRHHRREELAPYPKSKKASRKDEELDPMDPSSYSDAPRGTWSTGLPKRNEAKTGADTTAAGPLFQQRPYPSPGAVLRANAEASRTKQQD, encoded by the exons ATGCCGCTGCCCGTTGCGTTGCAGACCCGCTTGGCCAAGAGAGGCATCCTGAAACATTTGGAGCCCG AACCAGAGGAAGAGATCATTGCTGAGGACTATGACGATGATCCTGTGGACTATGAGGCTACCCGGTTGGAGGGCCTGCCACCAAGCTGGTACAAGGTGTTTGACCCTTCCTG CGGACTTCCTTACTACTGGAATGTGGACACAGATCTTGTGTCCTGGCTTTCCCCACACGACCCCAACTCTGTTGTTACCAAATCCGCCAAGAAGCTCAGGAGCAGTAATGCAG ATGTTGAGGAGAAGCTGGATCGGAGCCATGAGAAATCAGACCGTGGCCACGAGAAATCAGACCGAGGTCATGAGAAGTCAGACCGCAGCCATGAGAAGTCAGAGAGGAACCATGAGAAGTCTGACAGGGACCGGGACCGTGGTTATGACAAggtagatagagagagagagcggGACCGGGACCGCGGGTATGACAAGGCCGACCGAGAAGAGAGCAAAGAACGGCGCCACCATCGCCGGGAGGAGCTGGCTCCCTACCCCAAGAGCAAGAAGG CAAGCCGGAAGGATGAAGAAttagaccccatggaccccagctCATACTCAGATGCACCCCG GGGCACATGGTCAACGGGACTTCCCAAGCGGAATGAGGCCAAGACCGGTGCAGACACGACAGCAGCCGGGCCCCTCTTCCAGCAGCGCCCTTACCCCTCCCCAGGGGCTGTTCTTCGGGCCAATGCCGAGGCCTCCCGAACCAAGCAGCAGGActga
- the PQBP1 gene encoding polyglutamine-binding protein 1 isoform X1: MPLPVALQTRLAKRGILKHLEPEPEEEIIAEDYDDDPVDYEATRLEGLPPSWYKVFDPSCGLPYYWNVDTDLVSWLSPHDPNSVVTKSAKKLRSSNADVEEKLDRSHEKSDRGHEKSDRGHEKSDRSHEKSERNHEKSDRDRDRGYDKVDRERERDRDRGYDKADREESKERRHHRREELAPYPKSKKAASRKDEELDPMDPSSYSDAPRGTWSTGLPKRNEAKTGADTTAAGPLFQQRPYPSPGAVLRANAEASRTKQQD, translated from the exons ATGCCGCTGCCCGTTGCGTTGCAGACCCGCTTGGCCAAGAGAGGCATCCTGAAACATTTGGAGCCCG AACCAGAGGAAGAGATCATTGCTGAGGACTATGACGATGATCCTGTGGACTATGAGGCTACCCGGTTGGAGGGCCTGCCACCAAGCTGGTACAAGGTGTTTGACCCTTCCTG CGGACTTCCTTACTACTGGAATGTGGACACAGATCTTGTGTCCTGGCTTTCCCCACACGACCCCAACTCTGTTGTTACCAAATCCGCCAAGAAGCTCAGGAGCAGTAATGCAG ATGTTGAGGAGAAGCTGGATCGGAGCCATGAGAAATCAGACCGTGGCCACGAGAAATCAGACCGAGGTCATGAGAAGTCAGACCGCAGCCATGAGAAGTCAGAGAGGAACCATGAGAAGTCTGACAGGGACCGGGACCGTGGTTATGACAAggtagatagagagagagagcggGACCGGGACCGCGGGTATGACAAGGCCGACCGAGAAGAGAGCAAAGAACGGCGCCACCATCGCCGGGAGGAGCTGGCTCCCTACCCCAAGAGCAAGAAGG CAGCAAGCCGGAAGGATGAAGAAttagaccccatggaccccagctCATACTCAGATGCACCCCG GGGCACATGGTCAACGGGACTTCCCAAGCGGAATGAGGCCAAGACCGGTGCAGACACGACAGCAGCCGGGCCCCTCTTCCAGCAGCGCCCTTACCCCTCCCCAGGGGCTGTTCTTCGGGCCAATGCCGAGGCCTCCCGAACCAAGCAGCAGGActga
- the SLC35A2 gene encoding UDP-galactose translocator isoform X6: MAAVGSGGSTATAGPGAVSAGALEPGATTAAHRRLKYISLAVLVVQNASLILSIRYARTLPGDRFFATTAVVMAEVLKGLTCLLLLFAQKRGNVKHLVLFLHEAVLVQYMDTLKLAVPSLIYTLQNNLQYVAISNLPAATFQPAPRCSQSHSFCLCPHLRALHSPAASRAATATTAVFPPWRPQHGALSAKVAHQGEGLLAAGTEDAGLASLSLVALAQPGPNFLISISGGER, translated from the exons ATGGCAGCTGTTGGGTCTGGTGGTTCCACCGCGACGGCCGGGCCAGGGGCTGTCTCCGCAGGGGCGTTGGAGCCTGGGGCCACGACTGCGG CTCACCGGCGCCTCAAATACATATCCCTAGCCGTGCTGGTGGTCCAGAATGCTTCCCTCATCCTCAGCATCCGCTACGCCCGCACATTGCCCGGGGACCGCTTCTTTGCCACCACTGCTGTGGTCATGGCTGAAGTGCTCAAAGGTCTCACCTGCCTGCTGCTGCTCTTCGCACAGAAGAGGG GTAACGTGAAGCACCTGGTTCTTTTCCTCCATGAGGCTGTCCTGGTGCAATACATGGACACACTCAAACTTGCAGTGCCCTCTCTCATCTATACCCTGCAGAATAACCTCCAGTATGTTGCCATCTCCAACCTGCCAGCTGCCACTTTCCAG CCTGCCCCGAGGTGCAGCCAAAGCCATAGCTTCTGCCTCTGCCCCCACCTCCGGGCCCTGCACTCACCAGCAGCCTCCCGGGCAGCCACCGCCACCACAGCTGTCTTCCCACCATGGAGACCTCAGCACGGAGCCCTTTCTGCCAAA GTTGCTCACCAAGGTGAAGGGCTCCTAGCCGCTGGGACTGAAGACGCTGGCCTGGCCTCACTCTCCCTTGTTGCCCTGGCCCAGCCAGGACCAAACTTTCTGATCAGTATTAGTGGTGGGGAGAGGTAG
- the SLC35A2 gene encoding UDP-galactose translocator isoform X1 encodes MAAVGSGGSTATAGPGAVSAGALEPGATTAGETAHRRLKYISLAVLVVQNASLILSIRYARTLPGDRFFATTAVVMAEVLKGLTCLLLLFAQKRGNVKHLVLFLHEAVLVQYMDTLKLAVPSLIYTLQNNLQYVAISNLPAATFQVTYQLKILTTALFSVLMLNRSLSRLQWASLLLLFTGVAIVQAQQAGSGGPRPLDQSPGVGLAAVVASCLSSGFAGVYFEKILKGSSGSVWLRNLQLGLFGTALGLVGLWWTEGTAVARRGFFFGYTPAVWGVVLNQAFGGLLVAVVVKYADNILKGFATSLSIVLSTVASIRLFGFHVDPLFALGAGLVIGAVYLYSLPRGAAKAIASASAPTSGPCTHQQPPGQPPPPQLSSHHGDLSTEPFLPKLLTKVKGS; translated from the exons ATGGCAGCTGTTGGGTCTGGTGGTTCCACCGCGACGGCCGGGCCAGGGGCTGTCTCCGCAGGGGCGTTGGAGCCTGGGGCCACGACTGCGGGTGAGACAG CTCACCGGCGCCTCAAATACATATCCCTAGCCGTGCTGGTGGTCCAGAATGCTTCCCTCATCCTCAGCATCCGCTACGCCCGCACATTGCCCGGGGACCGCTTCTTTGCCACCACTGCTGTGGTCATGGCTGAAGTGCTCAAAGGTCTCACCTGCCTGCTGCTGCTCTTCGCACAGAAGAGGG GTAACGTGAAGCACCTGGTTCTTTTCCTCCATGAGGCTGTCCTGGTGCAATACATGGACACACTCAAACTTGCAGTGCCCTCTCTCATCTATACCCTGCAGAATAACCTCCAGTATGTTGCCATCTCCAACCTGCCAGCTGCCACTTTCCAG GTGACGTACCAGCTGAAGATCCTGACCACAGCACTGTTCTCCGTGCTCATGCTGAACCGCAGCCTCTCCCGGCTGCAGTGGGCCTCCCTGTTGCTCCTCTTCACTGGCGTCGCCATTGTCCAGGCACAGCAAGCTGGCAGTGGGGGTCCACGGCCACTGGATCAGAGCCCTGGGGTTGGCCTCGCGGCTGTGGTGGCTTCCTGTCTCTCCTCAGGCTTTGCAGGTGTCTACTTTGAGAAGATCCTCAAAGGCAGCTCAGGCTCCGTGTGGCTGCGCAATCTGCAGCTGGGCCTCTTCGGCACAGCCCTGGGCCTGGTGGGGCTCTGGTGGACTGAGGGCACAGCTGTAGCCCGCCGTGGCTTCTTTTTTGGGTATACACCTGCTGTCTGGGGCGTGGTGCTCAACCAGGCCTTTGGTGGGCTCCTGGTGGCTGTTGTCGTCAAGTATGCTGACAATATCCTCAAGGGCTTTGCCACCTCCTTGTCCATTGTGCTGTCCACTGTTGCCTCCATCCGCCTCTTTGGCTTCCATGTGGACCCGTTGTTTGCCCTGGGCGCGGGGCTGGTCATCGGTGCCGTCTACCTCTACAGCCTGCCCCGAGGTGCAGCCAAAGCCATAGCTTCTGCCTCTGCCCCCACCTCCGGGCCCTGCACTCACCAGCAGCCTCCCGGGCAGCCACCGCCACCACAGCTGTCTTCCCACCATGGAGACCTCAGCACGGAGCCCTTTCTGCCAAA GTTGCTCACCAAGGTGAAGGGCTCCTAG
- the SLC35A2 gene encoding UDP-galactose translocator isoform X2, which produces MAAVGSGGSTATAGPGAVSAGALEPGATTAAHRRLKYISLAVLVVQNASLILSIRYARTLPGDRFFATTAVVMAEVLKGLTCLLLLFAQKRGNVKHLVLFLHEAVLVQYMDTLKLAVPSLIYTLQNNLQYVAISNLPAATFQVTYQLKILTTALFSVLMLNRSLSRLQWASLLLLFTGVAIVQAQQAGSGGPRPLDQSPGVGLAAVVASCLSSGFAGVYFEKILKGSSGSVWLRNLQLGLFGTALGLVGLWWTEGTAVARRGFFFGYTPAVWGVVLNQAFGGLLVAVVVKYADNILKGFATSLSIVLSTVASIRLFGFHVDPLFALGAGLVIGAVYLYSLPRGAAKAIASASAPTSGPCTHQQPPGQPPPPQLSSHHGDLSTEPFLPKLLTKVKGS; this is translated from the exons ATGGCAGCTGTTGGGTCTGGTGGTTCCACCGCGACGGCCGGGCCAGGGGCTGTCTCCGCAGGGGCGTTGGAGCCTGGGGCCACGACTGCGG CTCACCGGCGCCTCAAATACATATCCCTAGCCGTGCTGGTGGTCCAGAATGCTTCCCTCATCCTCAGCATCCGCTACGCCCGCACATTGCCCGGGGACCGCTTCTTTGCCACCACTGCTGTGGTCATGGCTGAAGTGCTCAAAGGTCTCACCTGCCTGCTGCTGCTCTTCGCACAGAAGAGGG GTAACGTGAAGCACCTGGTTCTTTTCCTCCATGAGGCTGTCCTGGTGCAATACATGGACACACTCAAACTTGCAGTGCCCTCTCTCATCTATACCCTGCAGAATAACCTCCAGTATGTTGCCATCTCCAACCTGCCAGCTGCCACTTTCCAG GTGACGTACCAGCTGAAGATCCTGACCACAGCACTGTTCTCCGTGCTCATGCTGAACCGCAGCCTCTCCCGGCTGCAGTGGGCCTCCCTGTTGCTCCTCTTCACTGGCGTCGCCATTGTCCAGGCACAGCAAGCTGGCAGTGGGGGTCCACGGCCACTGGATCAGAGCCCTGGGGTTGGCCTCGCGGCTGTGGTGGCTTCCTGTCTCTCCTCAGGCTTTGCAGGTGTCTACTTTGAGAAGATCCTCAAAGGCAGCTCAGGCTCCGTGTGGCTGCGCAATCTGCAGCTGGGCCTCTTCGGCACAGCCCTGGGCCTGGTGGGGCTCTGGTGGACTGAGGGCACAGCTGTAGCCCGCCGTGGCTTCTTTTTTGGGTATACACCTGCTGTCTGGGGCGTGGTGCTCAACCAGGCCTTTGGTGGGCTCCTGGTGGCTGTTGTCGTCAAGTATGCTGACAATATCCTCAAGGGCTTTGCCACCTCCTTGTCCATTGTGCTGTCCACTGTTGCCTCCATCCGCCTCTTTGGCTTCCATGTGGACCCGTTGTTTGCCCTGGGCGCGGGGCTGGTCATCGGTGCCGTCTACCTCTACAGCCTGCCCCGAGGTGCAGCCAAAGCCATAGCTTCTGCCTCTGCCCCCACCTCCGGGCCCTGCACTCACCAGCAGCCTCCCGGGCAGCCACCGCCACCACAGCTGTCTTCCCACCATGGAGACCTCAGCACGGAGCCCTTTCTGCCAAA GTTGCTCACCAAGGTGAAGGGCTCCTAG
- the SLC35A2 gene encoding UDP-galactose translocator isoform X4, translating into MAAVGSGGSTATAGPGAVSAGALEPGATTAGNVKHLVLFLHEAVLVQYMDTLKLAVPSLIYTLQNNLQYVAISNLPAATFQVTYQLKILTTALFSVLMLNRSLSRLQWASLLLLFTGVAIVQAQQAGSGGPRPLDQSPGVGLAAVVASCLSSGFAGVYFEKILKGSSGSVWLRNLQLGLFGTALGLVGLWWTEGTAVARRGFFFGYTPAVWGVVLNQAFGGLLVAVVVKYADNILKGFATSLSIVLSTVASIRLFGFHVDPLFALGAGLVIGAVYLYSLPRGAAKAIASASAPTSGPCTHQQPPGQPPPPQLSSHHGDLSTEPFLPKLLTKVKGS; encoded by the exons ATGGCAGCTGTTGGGTCTGGTGGTTCCACCGCGACGGCCGGGCCAGGGGCTGTCTCCGCAGGGGCGTTGGAGCCTGGGGCCACGACTGCGG GTAACGTGAAGCACCTGGTTCTTTTCCTCCATGAGGCTGTCCTGGTGCAATACATGGACACACTCAAACTTGCAGTGCCCTCTCTCATCTATACCCTGCAGAATAACCTCCAGTATGTTGCCATCTCCAACCTGCCAGCTGCCACTTTCCAG GTGACGTACCAGCTGAAGATCCTGACCACAGCACTGTTCTCCGTGCTCATGCTGAACCGCAGCCTCTCCCGGCTGCAGTGGGCCTCCCTGTTGCTCCTCTTCACTGGCGTCGCCATTGTCCAGGCACAGCAAGCTGGCAGTGGGGGTCCACGGCCACTGGATCAGAGCCCTGGGGTTGGCCTCGCGGCTGTGGTGGCTTCCTGTCTCTCCTCAGGCTTTGCAGGTGTCTACTTTGAGAAGATCCTCAAAGGCAGCTCAGGCTCCGTGTGGCTGCGCAATCTGCAGCTGGGCCTCTTCGGCACAGCCCTGGGCCTGGTGGGGCTCTGGTGGACTGAGGGCACAGCTGTAGCCCGCCGTGGCTTCTTTTTTGGGTATACACCTGCTGTCTGGGGCGTGGTGCTCAACCAGGCCTTTGGTGGGCTCCTGGTGGCTGTTGTCGTCAAGTATGCTGACAATATCCTCAAGGGCTTTGCCACCTCCTTGTCCATTGTGCTGTCCACTGTTGCCTCCATCCGCCTCTTTGGCTTCCATGTGGACCCGTTGTTTGCCCTGGGCGCGGGGCTGGTCATCGGTGCCGTCTACCTCTACAGCCTGCCCCGAGGTGCAGCCAAAGCCATAGCTTCTGCCTCTGCCCCCACCTCCGGGCCCTGCACTCACCAGCAGCCTCCCGGGCAGCCACCGCCACCACAGCTGTCTTCCCACCATGGAGACCTCAGCACGGAGCCCTTTCTGCCAAA GTTGCTCACCAAGGTGAAGGGCTCCTAG
- the SLC35A2 gene encoding UDP-galactose translocator isoform X3: protein MAAVGSGGSTATAGPGAVSAGALEPGATTAGETAHRRLKYISLAVLVVQNASLILSIRYARTLPGDRFFATTAVVMAEVLKGLTCLLLLFAQKRGNVKHLVLFLHEAVLVQYMDTLKLAVPSLIYTLQNNLQYVAISNLPAATFQVTYQLKILTTALFSVLMLNRSLSRLQWASLLLLFTGVAIVQAQQAGSGGPRPLDQSPGVGLAAVVASCLSSGFAGVYFEKILKGSSGSVWLRNLQLGLFGTALGLVGLWWTEGTAVARRGFFFGYTPAVWGVVLNQAFGGLLVAVVVKYADNILKGFATSLSIVLSTVASIRLFGFHVDPLFALGAGLVIGAVYLYSLPRGAAKAIASASAPTSGPCTHQQPPGQPPPPQLSSHHGDLSTEPFLPKSVLVK, encoded by the exons ATGGCAGCTGTTGGGTCTGGTGGTTCCACCGCGACGGCCGGGCCAGGGGCTGTCTCCGCAGGGGCGTTGGAGCCTGGGGCCACGACTGCGGGTGAGACAG CTCACCGGCGCCTCAAATACATATCCCTAGCCGTGCTGGTGGTCCAGAATGCTTCCCTCATCCTCAGCATCCGCTACGCCCGCACATTGCCCGGGGACCGCTTCTTTGCCACCACTGCTGTGGTCATGGCTGAAGTGCTCAAAGGTCTCACCTGCCTGCTGCTGCTCTTCGCACAGAAGAGGG GTAACGTGAAGCACCTGGTTCTTTTCCTCCATGAGGCTGTCCTGGTGCAATACATGGACACACTCAAACTTGCAGTGCCCTCTCTCATCTATACCCTGCAGAATAACCTCCAGTATGTTGCCATCTCCAACCTGCCAGCTGCCACTTTCCAG GTGACGTACCAGCTGAAGATCCTGACCACAGCACTGTTCTCCGTGCTCATGCTGAACCGCAGCCTCTCCCGGCTGCAGTGGGCCTCCCTGTTGCTCCTCTTCACTGGCGTCGCCATTGTCCAGGCACAGCAAGCTGGCAGTGGGGGTCCACGGCCACTGGATCAGAGCCCTGGGGTTGGCCTCGCGGCTGTGGTGGCTTCCTGTCTCTCCTCAGGCTTTGCAGGTGTCTACTTTGAGAAGATCCTCAAAGGCAGCTCAGGCTCCGTGTGGCTGCGCAATCTGCAGCTGGGCCTCTTCGGCACAGCCCTGGGCCTGGTGGGGCTCTGGTGGACTGAGGGCACAGCTGTAGCCCGCCGTGGCTTCTTTTTTGGGTATACACCTGCTGTCTGGGGCGTGGTGCTCAACCAGGCCTTTGGTGGGCTCCTGGTGGCTGTTGTCGTCAAGTATGCTGACAATATCCTCAAGGGCTTTGCCACCTCCTTGTCCATTGTGCTGTCCACTGTTGCCTCCATCCGCCTCTTTGGCTTCCATGTGGACCCGTTGTTTGCCCTGGGCGCGGGGCTGGTCATCGGTGCCGTCTACCTCTACAGCCTGCCCCGAGGTGCAGCCAAAGCCATAGCTTCTGCCTCTGCCCCCACCTCCGGGCCCTGCACTCACCAGCAGCCTCCCGGGCAGCCACCGCCACCACAGCTGTCTTCCCACCATGGAGACCTCAGCACGGAGCCCTTTCTGCCAAAGTCAGTGCTGGTGAAGTGA
- the SLC35A2 gene encoding UDP-galactose translocator isoform X5, with the protein MAAVGSGGSTATAGPGAVSAGALEPGATTAGNVKHLVLFLHEAVLVQYMDTLKLAVPSLIYTLQNNLQYVAISNLPAATFQVTYQLKILTTALFSVLMLNRSLSRLQWASLLLLFTGVAIVQAQQAGSGGPRPLDQSPGVGLAAVVASCLSSGFAGVYFEKILKGSSGSVWLRNLQLGLFGTALGLVGLWWTEGTAVARRGFFFGYTPAVWGVVLNQAFGGLLVAVVVKYADNILKGFATSLSIVLSTVASIRLFGFHVDPLFALGAGLVIGAVYLYSLPRGAAKAIASASAPTSGPCTHQQPPGQPPPPQLSSHHGDLSTEPFLPKSVLVK; encoded by the exons ATGGCAGCTGTTGGGTCTGGTGGTTCCACCGCGACGGCCGGGCCAGGGGCTGTCTCCGCAGGGGCGTTGGAGCCTGGGGCCACGACTGCGG GTAACGTGAAGCACCTGGTTCTTTTCCTCCATGAGGCTGTCCTGGTGCAATACATGGACACACTCAAACTTGCAGTGCCCTCTCTCATCTATACCCTGCAGAATAACCTCCAGTATGTTGCCATCTCCAACCTGCCAGCTGCCACTTTCCAG GTGACGTACCAGCTGAAGATCCTGACCACAGCACTGTTCTCCGTGCTCATGCTGAACCGCAGCCTCTCCCGGCTGCAGTGGGCCTCCCTGTTGCTCCTCTTCACTGGCGTCGCCATTGTCCAGGCACAGCAAGCTGGCAGTGGGGGTCCACGGCCACTGGATCAGAGCCCTGGGGTTGGCCTCGCGGCTGTGGTGGCTTCCTGTCTCTCCTCAGGCTTTGCAGGTGTCTACTTTGAGAAGATCCTCAAAGGCAGCTCAGGCTCCGTGTGGCTGCGCAATCTGCAGCTGGGCCTCTTCGGCACAGCCCTGGGCCTGGTGGGGCTCTGGTGGACTGAGGGCACAGCTGTAGCCCGCCGTGGCTTCTTTTTTGGGTATACACCTGCTGTCTGGGGCGTGGTGCTCAACCAGGCCTTTGGTGGGCTCCTGGTGGCTGTTGTCGTCAAGTATGCTGACAATATCCTCAAGGGCTTTGCCACCTCCTTGTCCATTGTGCTGTCCACTGTTGCCTCCATCCGCCTCTTTGGCTTCCATGTGGACCCGTTGTTTGCCCTGGGCGCGGGGCTGGTCATCGGTGCCGTCTACCTCTACAGCCTGCCCCGAGGTGCAGCCAAAGCCATAGCTTCTGCCTCTGCCCCCACCTCCGGGCCCTGCACTCACCAGCAGCCTCCCGGGCAGCCACCGCCACCACAGCTGTCTTCCCACCATGGAGACCTCAGCACGGAGCCCTTTCTGCCAAAGTCAGTGCTGGTGAAGTGA